The Gemmatimonadota bacterium genomic sequence TGAACGCGATAAACGGGAGGTCCGCCATCACCGTGTCGAACGCGTGCGGTGCCCCGAGCGCCGTGGCCGTCCAGGCGGCGACACCGACGCCAACCCAGGGTTGCTCCTCATCCTGCCAGTAGCGATACACCACAACGATGGCCAGCACGAACGACAGCACGAGCACCCATCGCCAGGACACGCCGGCGGCCATCGCCAACGCGAGTGCTGCGGGCATGCCCGGTGGTTCGGCCACGGGTGCCACCAAGGTGGAGTATTGCGAGTGAAGGAAGCCGATCTCGGTATACGGGAGTCCCTCAACGAGCGCGCGCGCGTGCAGCAGGTACTGCCCGTGATCGTCTGCACCGAGTTGGGGACCATGGTGCCAGTGCGCGAACACCAGGAGTCCCACGAGCACGGCCAGGAGCCCCCTGGCCAGTCGACGGTGGCTCACCCGACGGGGAGGGGTGACGCGCGGCGACGCGCGGGGAGCATGGCGCTGATCGCTGCGGCGATGCGCAGGCCGGCGTCGCCGCACCCATAGGTGTCGCGCGGCCAATCACGCGGCGCGCACCGCGCGGCGTCGATCGCCTGCGGCAGCGACCGGACGCCTGACGGGGCGATCAGCCGATTGGCTCCCAGCTCAACGGTCTCCACCCATTCCGTGATCCCACGCATCGTCACGCACGGCGTCCCGAGCCAGTACGCTTCGCGCTGAACGCCCCCGCTGTCAGTCACGACGACGCTGGCGTCGCGGATGGCCGAAAGCATGCGCGTGTAGTCCAGCGGCGGCGTGACGGTCACATTCTGCGGCCAGGGGAAAGGGCCGGCCGGCGTATCGATCGCGGCGCGGGTGCGGGGGTGCAGGGGAAGCAACACCGGGAGCGCGAGTTGTCCCAGCGCCGTGATCACCTCTTGGAGCCGCTCTGGAGCATCAGTCAACTCGGCGCGATGCAGGGTGCTGAGCACAAACGGCGCTTCGGCCCTGGCCGTGGGCAAGCGCGCGACGGACGCTTCCAACACATCGCGCGCGATGTCGCCAGTGACGACCACCTGTCCGGTGACCCCCTCCCGTGCCAGCGTCGCCGCGGCCCGGAGCGACGGTGCACACAGGAGGGCACTGGCATGATCCACAATGCACCGGTTGCGCTCCTCGGCCATGTCCGGGTCGCCCGACCGGAGTCCGGCCTCGACGTGCACGACAGGGATGCCGAGTTGCGAGGCTGCCAGCGCGCAGGCGAGGGTCGAGTTGGTGTCTCCAACGACCACGACCATCCGTGGGCGCATGCGCGAGAGCACCAGGGTCGTGGCTGCCGACATACGAGCGGCCTGTTCCATCGGATGCCCCGGGCCAACGCCGAGGAACGCGTCGGGTGCCGCGAGCTCCAAATCCCGATAGAGGGCACCGCGCAGGGCGTCATCATAGTGTTGCCCCGTGTCCACGGTGAAGACGCTCAACTCCTGCTGCAGGGCGGGGAGGAGTCGGGCAACCTTCACCACCTGTGGCCGCGTGCCATAACACAGGGCGACGTCGGGCCGCCAGCGGCGGCGCGGGGTCGATTCGGGCCGGGAGGTGCGGTAGCGTGGCATCAGTGCGC encodes the following:
- a CDS encoding UDP-N-acetyl glucosamine 2-epimerase, whose product is MPRYRTSRPESTPRRRWRPDVALCYGTRPQVVKVARLLPALQQELSVFTVDTGQHYDDALRGALYRDLELAAPDAFLGVGPGHPMEQAARMSAATTLVLSRMRPRMVVVVGDTNSTLACALAASQLGIPVVHVEAGLRSGDPDMAEERNRCIVDHASALLCAPSLRAAATLAREGVTGQVVVTGDIARDVLEASVARLPTARAEAPFVLSTLHRAELTDAPERLQEVITALGQLALPVLLPLHPRTRAAIDTPAGPFPWPQNVTVTPPLDYTRMLSAIRDASVVVTDSGGVQREAYWLGTPCVTMRGITEWVETVELGANRLIAPSGVRSLPQAIDAARCAPRDWPRDTYGCGDAGLRIAAAISAMLPARRRASPLPVG